A window of the Longimicrobiaceae bacterium genome harbors these coding sequences:
- a CDS encoding NAD-dependent succinate-semialdehyde dehydrogenase, with protein sequence MAIASRNPATGEVLAEFEALSEAEVKERIGRAAVAFELQRSRSIGQRAERVARAAELLEERAEELGRLMTLEMGKPIGAAVAEARKCALACRYYAENGARFLADERVETDARQSWIRYEPLGPVLAVMPWNFPFWQVFRFAAPALVAGNVGLLKHASNVPQCALAIEELLREAGFESDEFQTLLIGSDLVSTILDDPRVRAATLTGSTPAGAAVASTAGKRIKKTVLELGGSDPFIVMPSADLEAAVETAVSARTVNSGQSCIAAKRFIVHRDVYDRFEERFVARMAALRVGDPLDPETQVGPLATRQIRDEVHVQVEETLAAGGRLLLGGSIPEGAGNFYPPTVIADVPAESPAARDEVFGPVAALFRVEDREDALRIANATRFGLGSAVWTRDPEERDYFIAGIEAGLVFVNGMVASDPRLPFGGVKESGYGRELGAIGIREFVNVKTVWVGSDSHLEASTTE encoded by the coding sequence ATGGCAATCGCCAGCAGGAATCCCGCAACCGGAGAGGTTCTCGCTGAGTTCGAAGCACTGAGCGAAGCTGAGGTAAAGGAGCGGATCGGGCGGGCGGCTGTCGCCTTCGAGCTCCAGCGGAGTCGGTCGATCGGGCAGCGGGCGGAGCGTGTCGCCCGCGCGGCGGAGTTGCTCGAGGAGCGCGCCGAAGAGCTCGGACGGCTGATGACGCTGGAAATGGGCAAGCCGATCGGTGCGGCTGTGGCGGAAGCGCGCAAGTGCGCGCTGGCCTGCCGCTACTACGCCGAGAACGGCGCTCGCTTCCTGGCCGACGAGCGCGTCGAGACCGACGCCCGGCAGAGCTGGATCCGTTACGAGCCCCTCGGGCCGGTCCTCGCCGTGATGCCCTGGAACTTCCCCTTCTGGCAGGTATTCCGCTTTGCCGCCCCGGCCCTGGTCGCGGGCAACGTCGGTCTCCTCAAGCATGCCTCCAACGTTCCGCAGTGCGCGCTCGCCATCGAGGAGCTCCTCCGCGAAGCCGGTTTCGAGAGCGACGAATTCCAGACGCTGCTGATCGGGTCGGACCTGGTGAGCACGATCCTGGACGACCCTCGCGTACGCGCGGCGACGCTGACCGGGAGCACGCCGGCGGGCGCTGCTGTAGCCTCTACCGCCGGTAAGCGAATCAAGAAGACAGTCCTCGAGCTGGGGGGTAGCGATCCCTTCATCGTCATGCCGAGTGCGGACCTGGAGGCTGCCGTGGAGACGGCCGTGTCCGCGCGCACGGTCAACAGTGGACAGTCGTGTATCGCGGCGAAGCGCTTCATCGTCCATCGAGACGTCTACGACCGCTTCGAAGAGCGGTTCGTGGCTCGCATGGCGGCGCTCCGGGTGGGTGACCCGCTGGATCCCGAGACGCAGGTGGGGCCGCTGGCTACGCGGCAGATCCGCGACGAGGTCCATGTCCAGGTGGAGGAGACGCTCGCGGCGGGGGGACGGCTCCTGCTGGGGGGAAGCATCCCCGAGGGAGCGGGTAACTTCTATCCTCCCACCGTGATCGCGGATGTACCCGCGGAGTCGCCGGCTGCGCGAGACGAGGTCTTCGGTCCGGTGGCGGCCCTCTTCCGGGTGGAGGATCGGGAAGATGCCCTGAGGATAGCGAACGCCACGCGTTTCGGGCTGGGTAGCGCGGTCTGGACGCGTGATCCGGAGGAGCGCGATTACTTCATTGCCGGGATCGAAGCGGGGTTGGTGTTCGTGAACGGAATGGTGGCGTCCGATCCACGGCTTCCTTTCGGTGGAGTCAAGGAGTCCGGCTACGGGCGCGAGCTCGGGGCCATCGGAATCCGCGAGTTCGTGAACGTCAAGACGGTGTGGGTTGGCAGCGACTCCCACCTCGAGGCGAGCACGACCGAGTAG
- a CDS encoding TorF family putative porin has translation MKRSMVMGLGLALWLGASGASAQEEGEAWAGWLSGNVAVTSDYAFRGISQTLEEPAIQGGIDLEHPSGLYLGTWASSLNFGEAANPRAQVEMDVYGGFAFSPGGLFDLDLGAIYYGYPGSDERGYDFLEFNLGASRSFSLLDGGVSASYSPDYFGGSGEAWYYALDLGIPLSLLNLYGTVGRQLIEDNETFGTPDYTTWSLGVGVPVAGFELLGQYVDTDLEDAECFGGGELCGGRAIFSISRGM, from the coding sequence ATGAAGCGAAGCATGGTAATGGGTCTCGGACTCGCCCTGTGGCTGGGCGCGAGCGGAGCGTCGGCGCAGGAGGAAGGGGAGGCGTGGGCGGGCTGGTTGTCCGGCAACGTTGCGGTGACCAGCGATTATGCATTCCGGGGGATCTCGCAGACCCTGGAGGAGCCGGCGATCCAGGGAGGGATCGACCTCGAGCATCCGAGTGGCCTGTACCTCGGGACGTGGGCGTCGAGCCTCAACTTCGGCGAGGCGGCTAACCCTCGGGCGCAGGTGGAGATGGATGTTTATGGCGGCTTCGCCTTCAGCCCTGGCGGGCTGTTCGACCTGGATCTGGGGGCGATCTACTACGGCTATCCTGGATCGGATGAGCGGGGGTACGATTTCCTGGAGTTCAACCTGGGTGCGAGCCGCAGCTTCTCCCTCCTGGACGGGGGTGTGTCGGCCTCTTACTCGCCGGACTATTTCGGCGGATCCGGGGAGGCCTGGTACTATGCTCTGGACCTGGGGATTCCGCTCTCGCTGCTGAACCTCTACGGCACCGTCGGTCGTCAGCTCATCGAGGACAACGAAACCTTCGGCACGCCGGATTACACCACCTGGTCGCTCGGCGTCGGCGTGCCTGTCGCCGGCTTCGAGCTGCTGGGGCAGTACGTCGACACCGACCTCGAGGACGCCGAGTGCTTCGGGGGCGGCGAGCTCTGCGGGGGGCGGGCGATCTTCAGCATCTCGCGGGGGATGTAA
- a CDS encoding NAD-glutamate dehydrogenase produces MDTEVQSPPLSPQLPDALLEQLCEHLNSLAGPDGPVVCDFAREFVGRATRQLGPERSLDERTALVLGAFRFLQRSRPEQVNVEVLNPEEEGWTAPVTVLRVALADRPFVVDTIREYLAAENLSIHRFIHPVLGVQRDASGSVVRVGPPDVGPAEAFVHCELSRLHEPERRQAVRAEVSSRLADVVAATDDFQAMLGELKDCVEMVREYGRRFSERQAEFREIEEFLRWLRDGHFVFLGYRAYEIVGSGPEAALQVESGSGLGILRAEERSQWTRPVLLSSISEELRRRVRGGPMLIISKTNAESTVHRRARMDYIGVKRLDDSGQVIGERRFLGLFTSKAYAENAEIIPILRDKLEAILRRSGAPPGSHDYKEIITIFNSMPKEELFQASVDELLEEVQTVLNLLFADQVLVSLRPDPLGRGVSTMVILPRGRFSGEVRHRIQDAIARRFEGTVLNYHLAMSAGDQARLHFYISASPERVRQVRAEELEADIRQIIRSWEDRLRDELANTFETAEAQRLGDLYAPAFNEEYRAVNTPEVAVADVAELENLRRSGRSVGIALRPPHPRDRGQTPPDVTLLNLYLIGERLVLSDFMPTLDHAGLRVVEVTPFTLAAAGLPDATIYTFVVQRPEGGALPLDRAEPLAEMLLAVRDGVAADDPFNALVLPAGLRWREVDVIRAYANYAFQINAIPTRHGVARALARYPELPRLLIDLFKARFDPDAAAGSAPSPEVLYRALEQVVTLADDRAIRRLIELIQGTTRTNYFRHGGADPTFTSGGVPYISLKFRCADVEELRRSRLLYEVFVFSARMEGIHLRAAPVSRGGIRWSDRPDDFRTEIMGLVQTQIVKNAVIIPSGSKGGFIIKRSFADREAALQEAAEQYRTLIRGLLDITDNIVNGAVVPPERVVRHDEDDPYLVVAADKGTAHLSDVANEISAEYGFWLGDAFASGGSHGYDHKKEGITARGAWESVRRHFREMGKDVQREPFTVAGIGDMSGDVFGNGMLLSRQIRLIAAFDHRHVFIDPDPDPEASYRERQRLFKLPRSSWDDYDRSVLSRGGMIVPRASKEVELTPEAREALGLEVGVDRLDGEGLVRAVLCAPVELLWNGGIGTYVKAASETHAEVGDSANDAVRVNAEDLRCKVVGEGGNLGFTQRARVSYALRGGRINTDALDNSGGVDMSDHEVNLKILLGARVAAGDMTPEQRNRLLDEMTSEVSRLVLRNNIEQSLAISLDEARSREALADFEALISSFERENLLERGREGIPGREEIADRAGQGIGLTRPTLCVLLAYAKLHASARVLDSRLPDETALEDYLVNYFPSAAVQAVGMEGLRQHRLRREIIATTLVSDLVNLMGASFLFRVARDAGQEIEQVVWAWDIASRLAGARAIRDDLLELEHAFPAKTVYRWLFAMARVLERTTRWVLSNVDADASTATVVEEHLPALSRLREEFPAIVAGEHREIFLDRMAELQGLGVDETLGARLITLRFLPELLDILRIARESRVDEVEAARAYYLVAEHLAVPWLQQAVRSAVHDQVWEKRLSQALLADVGRAHRAVTRRVLECEVHEGDMVRCIRDYESHHSRQTEHYLELLDELRGAEQVPLAGYAVAVRALTNLAIAR; encoded by the coding sequence ATGGATACCGAGGTTCAATCGCCGCCCCTCTCGCCGCAGCTCCCCGACGCCCTTCTCGAGCAACTCTGTGAGCACCTGAACAGTCTCGCCGGACCCGACGGACCAGTCGTGTGCGACTTCGCGCGCGAATTCGTGGGTCGGGCCACGCGTCAACTCGGCCCGGAGCGCTCTCTGGACGAGCGGACGGCGCTGGTGCTGGGAGCCTTCCGCTTCCTCCAGCGCTCGCGACCGGAACAGGTGAACGTGGAGGTGCTCAACCCGGAGGAAGAGGGCTGGACCGCACCCGTCACCGTGCTCCGTGTCGCCCTGGCAGACCGCCCGTTTGTGGTCGACACCATCCGCGAGTACCTCGCCGCTGAAAACCTGTCGATTCACCGCTTCATCCACCCGGTGCTCGGCGTGCAGCGCGATGCCTCCGGGAGCGTGGTGCGCGTCGGCCCACCGGACGTGGGTCCGGCTGAGGCCTTCGTGCACTGCGAGCTCTCCCGCCTGCACGAGCCGGAGCGCCGGCAGGCGGTCCGAGCCGAGGTCTCTTCCCGTCTCGCCGACGTGGTGGCGGCCACCGACGATTTCCAGGCCATGCTCGGCGAGTTGAAGGACTGCGTGGAGATGGTGCGCGAGTACGGCAGGAGGTTCTCGGAGCGGCAGGCGGAATTCCGGGAGATCGAGGAGTTCCTCCGCTGGCTGCGCGACGGGCACTTCGTGTTCCTGGGCTACCGCGCCTACGAGATCGTGGGCAGCGGACCCGAAGCCGCGCTACAGGTCGAGTCCGGCAGCGGTCTGGGGATCCTTCGCGCGGAGGAGCGTTCGCAGTGGACCCGCCCGGTGCTGCTCTCCAGCATCTCGGAGGAGCTGCGGCGCCGGGTCCGTGGCGGCCCCATGCTGATCATCAGCAAGACGAACGCGGAATCGACCGTCCACCGCCGAGCGCGGATGGACTACATCGGGGTGAAGAGGCTGGACGATTCCGGTCAGGTGATCGGCGAGCGGCGATTCCTCGGGCTCTTCACCTCCAAGGCTTACGCCGAGAACGCCGAAATCATCCCCATCCTGCGCGACAAGCTCGAGGCCATCCTGCGCCGCTCCGGCGCTCCGCCGGGCTCGCACGACTACAAGGAGATCATCACGATCTTCAATTCGATGCCGAAGGAGGAGCTGTTCCAGGCATCGGTCGACGAGCTCCTGGAGGAGGTCCAGACCGTTCTCAACCTCCTCTTCGCGGATCAGGTGCTGGTCTCCCTTCGGCCGGATCCCCTGGGACGGGGTGTCAGCACGATGGTGATCCTGCCGCGCGGGCGCTTCAGTGGCGAGGTACGGCACCGTATTCAGGATGCGATCGCCCGCCGCTTCGAAGGGACCGTTCTGAACTATCACCTCGCCATGAGCGCGGGGGATCAGGCCCGTCTGCACTTCTACATCTCCGCGAGCCCCGAGCGGGTGCGGCAGGTCCGTGCGGAAGAGCTGGAGGCGGACATCCGGCAGATCATCCGCTCCTGGGAGGATCGCCTGCGGGACGAGCTCGCCAATACCTTCGAGACCGCGGAAGCGCAGCGGCTCGGGGACCTGTACGCTCCGGCGTTCAACGAGGAATACCGTGCCGTCAACACGCCGGAGGTGGCGGTGGCCGACGTGGCGGAGCTGGAGAACCTGCGCCGCTCGGGCCGCTCGGTCGGGATCGCCCTGCGCCCTCCTCATCCCCGGGATCGGGGGCAGACTCCCCCCGACGTTACCCTGCTGAACCTATACCTGATCGGCGAGCGCCTCGTCCTGAGCGACTTCATGCCGACCCTGGATCACGCAGGGCTGCGGGTGGTGGAAGTCACCCCGTTCACCCTCGCGGCCGCCGGGCTACCGGACGCGACCATCTACACCTTCGTGGTGCAGCGCCCGGAAGGAGGTGCGTTGCCGCTCGATCGGGCGGAACCTCTTGCGGAGATGCTGCTGGCGGTGCGCGACGGCGTCGCCGCGGACGACCCGTTCAATGCGCTTGTGCTCCCCGCGGGGCTCCGCTGGCGCGAGGTGGATGTGATTCGCGCATACGCGAACTACGCCTTCCAGATCAACGCCATCCCCACGCGGCACGGAGTGGCCCGGGCGCTCGCGCGCTACCCGGAGCTCCCTCGCCTCCTCATCGACCTCTTCAAGGCGCGTTTCGACCCCGACGCTGCCGCAGGCTCGGCCCCCTCCCCAGAGGTGCTCTATCGGGCGCTCGAGCAGGTGGTCACGCTGGCGGACGACAGGGCCATCCGGCGGCTGATCGAACTCATTCAGGGGACGACCCGCACGAACTATTTCCGGCACGGAGGGGCCGATCCGACCTTCACCAGCGGCGGGGTACCCTACATCTCCCTCAAGTTCCGCTGTGCCGACGTCGAGGAGCTGCGCCGGTCTCGTCTGCTGTACGAGGTCTTCGTCTTCTCGGCGCGAATGGAGGGCATCCACCTGCGCGCAGCACCCGTCTCGCGCGGTGGGATCCGCTGGTCCGATAGACCGGACGATTTCCGCACCGAGATCATGGGGTTGGTGCAGACGCAGATCGTCAAGAACGCGGTGATCATCCCCAGCGGATCGAAGGGCGGCTTCATCATCAAACGCAGCTTCGCGGACCGTGAGGCGGCGCTGCAGGAAGCGGCGGAGCAGTACCGCACTCTGATTCGCGGCCTGCTGGACATCACCGACAACATCGTCAACGGCGCCGTCGTGCCCCCGGAGCGCGTCGTGCGCCACGACGAGGACGATCCCTACCTCGTGGTGGCGGCGGACAAGGGTACCGCACACCTCTCGGATGTCGCCAACGAGATCTCCGCGGAGTACGGCTTCTGGCTGGGTGATGCCTTCGCTTCCGGTGGCAGCCACGGTTACGACCACAAGAAGGAAGGGATCACCGCGCGCGGGGCGTGGGAGAGCGTGCGCCGCCACTTCCGCGAGATGGGGAAGGACGTGCAGCGGGAGCCCTTCACGGTTGCGGGGATCGGCGACATGAGCGGCGATGTGTTCGGCAACGGCATGCTGCTCTCTCGGCAGATCCGCCTGATCGCCGCCTTTGACCACCGCCACGTCTTCATCGATCCAGATCCGGACCCCGAAGCCTCGTACCGTGAGCGGCAGCGCCTGTTCAAGCTGCCTCGATCGAGCTGGGACGACTACGATCGCTCGGTCCTCTCCCGCGGCGGGATGATCGTTCCGCGGGCGAGCAAGGAGGTCGAACTCACCCCCGAGGCCCGCGAGGCACTCGGGCTGGAGGTGGGAGTGGACCGGCTGGATGGCGAGGGTCTGGTGCGGGCGGTGCTCTGCGCGCCCGTAGAGCTGCTGTGGAACGGCGGGATCGGGACCTACGTGAAGGCCGCCTCCGAGACCCACGCGGAAGTGGGGGACTCGGCGAACGACGCTGTGCGGGTGAACGCCGAGGACCTGCGCTGCAAGGTGGTTGGAGAAGGGGGCAACCTCGGCTTCACCCAGCGGGCGAGGGTGAGCTACGCTCTGCGCGGGGGGAGGATCAACACCGACGCGCTGGACAACTCCGGCGGCGTAGACATGTCCGACCACGAGGTCAACCTCAAGATCCTGCTCGGCGCACGGGTCGCCGCGGGAGACATGACGCCGGAGCAGCGGAACCGCCTGCTCGACGAGATGACGAGCGAGGTGTCCCGCCTCGTGCTGCGCAACAACATCGAGCAATCGCTGGCCATCTCTCTCGACGAGGCGCGAAGCCGCGAGGCCCTCGCGGACTTCGAGGCGCTGATCTCCTCCTTCGAGCGCGAGAACCTGCTGGAGCGCGGCAGAGAGGGAATTCCCGGCCGCGAAGAGATCGCGGATCGTGCCGGTCAGGGTATCGGGCTGACGCGCCCCACCCTGTGCGTGCTGCTCGCCTACGCCAAGCTGCACGCCAGCGCTCGCGTGCTCGACTCCCGTCTGCCCGACGAGACCGCGCTGGAGGACTATCTCGTCAACTACTTCCCCAGCGCGGCGGTGCAGGCGGTGGGGATGGAGGGCTTGCGTCAGCACCGCCTTCGTCGGGAGATCATCGCCACCACCCTGGTGAGCGACCTCGTCAACCTGATGGGGGCGAGCTTCCTCTTCCGGGTGGCCCGTGACGCAGGGCAGGAGATCGAGCAGGTGGTGTGGGCGTGGGATATCGCCAGTCGACTGGCGGGGGCGCGCGCGATCCGCGACGACCTGCTCGAGCTCGAGCACGCGTTTCCGGCGAAGACGGTCTACCGCTGGCTCTTCGCCATGGCCAGGGTGCTGGAGCGGACCACTCGCTGGGTGCTTAGCAACGTGGATGCGGATGCATCGACGGCTACGGTGGTGGAAGAGCACCTACCCGCCCTCTCCCGCCTCCGCGAAGAATTTCCCGCCATCGTGGCGGGTGAGCACCGGGAGATCTTTCTGGACCGGATGGCGGAGCTGCAGGGGCTCGGCGTCGACGAGACGCTGGGGGCGCGCCTGATCACCCTGCGCTTCCTGCCCGAGCTGCTGGACATCCTGCGGATCGCGCGGGAATCCCGCGTGGACGAAGTGGAGGCCGCCCGGGCGTATTACCTCGTGGCCGAGCACCTGGCCGTTCCCTGGCTGCAGCAGGCAGTACGCAGCGCCGTGCACGACCAGGTCTGGGAGAAGCGCCTGTCGCAGGCCCTCCTCGCCGACGTCGGGCGCGCGCATCGCGCGGTCACCCGGCGGGTGCTCGAATGCGAGGTGCACGAGGGCGACATGGTGCGCTGCATCCGCGACTACGAGAGCCACCACTCCCGCCAGACGGAGCACTACCTGGAGCTGCTCGACGAGCTGCGCGGAGCCGAGCAGGTACCGCTGGCCGGATACGCCGTGGCCGTGCGGGCACTCACCAACCTGGCGATCGCACGCTAG
- a CDS encoding ABC transporter permease: MSRAAAVRELALMRIRTFLREPEALFWTFFFPILMAIGLGIAFGGEGASPVPVAVVQGSAAEAHLPALEASDQIDVQRLTEDAAADALRRGEVDLLVTGDDSIVFRFDPTRAESRTARLLVDAAIQEHAGAKRPVPVATDPQRQPGSRYIDWVIPGLIGLNLMSTGMWGIGFGIVNMRQKKQLKRLVATPMRRGDFLVSQILARLAFLVLEVPPLVLFAWLVFDVEIAGSWLDLAIVVLLGTMTFAGLGLLSSSRARTVEGVSGIMNVVMLPMFILSGVFFSARRFPDLLQPFIQLLPLTALNDALRAIYNEGRPLTEVPGELLNLAAWTLLSALLALRLFRWR; the protein is encoded by the coding sequence ATGAGTAGGGCCGCTGCCGTCCGCGAGCTGGCGCTGATGCGCATCCGCACCTTCCTGCGTGAGCCGGAGGCGCTCTTCTGGACCTTCTTCTTCCCGATCCTGATGGCGATCGGGCTGGGGATCGCCTTCGGGGGTGAAGGTGCTTCGCCAGTTCCCGTCGCGGTCGTGCAGGGCTCGGCCGCCGAGGCTCACCTGCCAGCCCTCGAGGCTTCCGACCAGATCGATGTGCAGCGCCTGACGGAAGACGCCGCGGCCGACGCGCTGAGGCGCGGCGAGGTCGATCTGTTGGTGACGGGAGACGACTCGATCGTCTTCCGCTTCGATCCGACCCGGGCCGAGAGCCGCACAGCTCGACTACTCGTCGACGCCGCGATCCAGGAACATGCCGGGGCGAAGCGCCCCGTGCCCGTCGCGACCGACCCTCAGCGCCAGCCGGGCTCCCGCTACATCGACTGGGTGATTCCGGGCTTGATCGGGCTCAACCTGATGAGCACCGGCATGTGGGGGATCGGGTTCGGCATCGTCAACATGCGGCAGAAGAAGCAGCTCAAGCGGCTGGTCGCCACCCCCATGCGTCGCGGGGACTTCCTGGTCTCGCAAATCCTGGCTCGCCTGGCCTTCCTCGTCCTCGAGGTTCCGCCGCTGGTGCTCTTCGCCTGGCTCGTGTTCGACGTGGAGATCGCGGGTTCGTGGCTCGATCTCGCGATCGTCGTGCTCCTCGGCACAATGACCTTTGCCGGTCTGGGGCTGCTTTCCTCCTCGCGCGCGCGTACGGTTGAGGGGGTCAGCGGCATCATGAACGTGGTGATGTTGCCGATGTTCATCCTGTCGGGGGTCTTCTTCTCGGCGCGTCGCTTCCCGGACCTGCTCCAGCCGTTCATCCAGCTCCTTCCGCTCACCGCGTTGAACGACGCCCTGCGGGCCATCTACAACGAGGGGCGACCCCTGACGGAGGTGCCGGGGGAGCTGCTGAACCTCGCCGCGTGGACGCTTCTCAGCGCCTTGCTGGCCCTGCGGCTTTTCCGCTGGCGCTGA
- a CDS encoding ABC transporter ATP-binding protein: protein MMAISADRCERVVALRCHELHKHFGDTHAVRGLDLEVVRGECFGLLGPNGAGKTTTIEILEGIQEADSGEVEVLGMTWRRNADELRPRLGIQLQETELPDKLTVEETIRLFRSLYPDGWSVDELVSRVELEEKRRTQVRNLSGGQRQRLSLACALAGRPDILFLDEPTTGLDPQSRRHIWDLCMEFRADGGTILLTTHFMDEAERLCDRLAIIDHGQVLVQGTPAELIGSLGGEHVVEFSANRALSIEELERLPGVSAVSARNGTYHLTTAEPHRAVSAVFSIIQERQGELTALSTHQATLDDVFLAQTGRQLRDE from the coding sequence ATGATGGCCATCTCCGCTGACCGTTGCGAGCGGGTGGTAGCCCTGCGCTGCCACGAACTCCACAAACACTTCGGCGACACCCACGCTGTGCGTGGCCTGGACCTCGAGGTCGTGCGGGGTGAGTGCTTCGGCCTGCTCGGTCCGAACGGCGCCGGCAAAACGACGACGATCGAGATCCTCGAAGGAATCCAGGAGGCGGATTCCGGAGAGGTGGAGGTTCTCGGTATGACCTGGCGGCGAAACGCTGACGAGCTACGGCCCCGGCTTGGTATTCAGCTCCAGGAAACGGAGCTGCCGGACAAGCTGACGGTAGAAGAGACGATCAGGCTCTTCCGCTCGCTCTATCCCGACGGGTGGAGCGTGGACGAGCTGGTTTCCAGGGTCGAACTGGAAGAGAAGCGGCGCACGCAGGTGCGGAACCTTTCGGGGGGACAGCGGCAGCGGCTGTCGCTCGCCTGCGCGCTTGCGGGTCGACCCGACATCCTCTTCCTCGACGAGCCGACCACGGGGCTCGATCCGCAGTCGCGGCGCCACATCTGGGACCTCTGCATGGAGTTCCGCGCCGACGGCGGCACCATCCTGCTCACCACCCACTTCATGGACGAGGCCGAGCGGTTGTGCGATCGTCTCGCCATCATCGACCACGGCCAGGTCCTGGTGCAGGGAACCCCGGCGGAGCTGATCGGCAGCCTGGGTGGCGAGCACGTGGTCGAGTTCTCCGCCAACCGCGCCCTCTCCATCGAGGAGCTGGAGCGGCTTCCAGGCGTCAGCGCGGTCTCCGCCCGTAACGGGACCTACCACCTGACAACCGCCGAGCCTCATCGGGCCGTCTCGGCGGTCTTCAGCATCATCCAGGAGCGGCAGGGCGAGCTCACCGCCCTGAGCACGCACCAGGCGACGCTCGACGACGTGTTCCTGGCCCAGACTGGAAGGCAACTCCGCGATGAGTAG
- a CDS encoding GNAT family N-acetyltransferase: MAERIAAELITERLRLERLDPGQEEVLQAVFRAAGDHFTTVTGRPEPDPEAARRELRSAEEVEGREVFLIRLQEGDEAVGAVGFWERHPQPDVALLGMLLIDVSHRKRGYAREALQAVEDALRGRGIVELRTGVGAGDVARHAALRALGFEPLDERRHVSLDRGRVMIALFHKQLLERDD, from the coding sequence ATGGCGGAGCGGATCGCGGCCGAGTTGATCACAGAGCGTCTGCGCCTGGAGCGGTTGGATCCGGGCCAGGAGGAGGTTCTGCAGGCGGTCTTCCGGGCGGCGGGAGATCACTTCACCACCGTGACCGGTCGCCCGGAGCCGGATCCGGAGGCGGCCAGACGGGAGCTGCGCTCCGCGGAGGAGGTGGAGGGTCGGGAGGTCTTCCTGATCCGCTTGCAGGAAGGGGACGAGGCGGTTGGGGCGGTGGGCTTCTGGGAGCGTCACCCGCAACCGGATGTGGCGCTGCTGGGGATGCTGCTCATCGACGTGAGTCACCGGAAGCGCGGATACGCCCGCGAGGCGCTCCAGGCGGTGGAAGACGCGCTGCGGGGACGGGGGATCGTCGAGTTGCGAACAGGGGTGGGCGCTGGCGACGTTGCCCGGCACGCGGCGCTACGGGCGCTCGGCTTCGAGCCGCTCGACGAGCGACGGCACGTGTCCCTCGATCGCGGCCGCGTGATGATCGCGCTCTTCCACAAGCAGTTACTCGAGCGTGATGACTGA
- a CDS encoding D-glycerate dehydrogenase yields the protein MRIVTTLELPDSIRESLEELGGVAGPEGWEEHLAEAEALIALLTVRVDERLLQRAPKLRIVANAVVGYDNVDVEACRARGVVVTNTPDVLTDATADLAMALLLATVRRLPQAERSLRAGEFRGWGFWDYLGGDLQGAILGILGMGRIGQAVARRARAFGMRIQYTNRSPVDPKVELELEARRVNWDTLLTTSDVLSLHAPATPETRHLLDAAALARMKPGSYLVNTARGTLVDETALVRALRDGPLAGAGLDVYEREPEVEAGLLELDNVVLLPHIGSATRATRESMASLAARNVRSVLTGGGPLTPVPAAER from the coding sequence ATGCGCATCGTCACCACACTCGAGCTACCCGATTCGATCCGCGAGTCGCTGGAAGAGTTAGGCGGCGTCGCGGGCCCCGAGGGCTGGGAGGAGCACCTCGCGGAGGCCGAGGCGCTGATTGCCCTGCTGACGGTGCGGGTCGACGAGCGCCTGCTCCAGCGCGCGCCAAAGCTGCGCATCGTAGCCAACGCCGTCGTCGGGTACGACAACGTCGACGTGGAGGCGTGCCGCGCGCGCGGGGTCGTCGTGACCAACACCCCGGACGTGCTCACCGACGCGACCGCGGACCTGGCGATGGCGCTTCTGCTCGCCACCGTTCGCCGCCTGCCGCAGGCGGAGCGAAGCCTCCGAGCCGGCGAGTTTCGCGGGTGGGGCTTCTGGGACTACCTGGGAGGCGACCTTCAGGGGGCGATCCTGGGTATTCTCGGTATGGGCCGGATTGGCCAGGCGGTGGCCCGTCGGGCGAGGGCCTTCGGGATGCGGATACAGTACACCAACCGCTCGCCAGTCGACCCCAAGGTCGAACTGGAGCTGGAGGCACGCCGGGTGAACTGGGATACACTGCTCACGACGAGCGACGTACTATCGCTGCATGCCCCCGCCACACCCGAGACCCGGCACCTGCTCGACGCCGCGGCCCTCGCTCGCATGAAGCCGGGCAGCTACCTCGTGAACACCGCACGTGGCACGCTGGTGGACGAGACGGCACTGGTACGGGCGCTGCGCGACGGACCTCTCGCGGGTGCCGGGCTGGACGTGTACGAACGGGAACCCGAGGTGGAGGCCGGCTTGCTCGAGCTGGACAACGTCGTGCTCCTCCCGCACATCGGCAGCGCCACCCGCGCGACTCGCGAATCGATGGCCAGCCTTGCAGCGCGAAACGTGCGATCCGTCCTTACGGGCGGCGGTCCGCTCACCCCCGTCCCCGCGGCCGAGCGCTGA